Proteins from a genomic interval of Chitinophagales bacterium:
- a CDS encoding biotin transporter BioY, with translation MLQKLLPTFLAAIFIAIFAQITIPLPYIPITGQSFAVLLVAYLLGWNWGMIAVLLYLFTGAVGFPVFAESASGIAKLKGNSGGFLYGFVFAAFLVGFLAENTIPSSFKKALGIMTLGTAVILFFGVMHLAYHIGFHKALEYGLYPFIGGAVVKIVLGAAIGNYLKGRFFE, from the coding sequence ATGCTTCAAAAACTTCTCCCCACTTTCCTCGCTGCCATTTTCATAGCGATATTTGCACAAATCACCATCCCCTTACCCTATATTCCGATTACAGGGCAAAGTTTTGCGGTCTTGTTGGTGGCGTATTTGTTGGGTTGGAATTGGGGAATGATTGCGGTTTTGCTGTATTTGTTTACAGGAGCAGTTGGTTTTCCTGTTTTTGCAGAAAGTGCTTCGGGCATCGCAAAATTGAAGGGAAATAGCGGTGGGTTTTTGTATGGTTTTGTATTTGCCGCTTTTTTGGTCGGTTTTTTAGCAGAAAACACCATTCCTTCTTCCTTCAAAAAGGCTTTGGGGATTATGACTTTGGGTACGGCTGTGATTTTGTTTTTTGGGGTGATGCATCTTGCTTACCACATTGGTTTTCACAAAGCTTTGGAATATGGTTTGTATCCTTTTATTGGAGGGGCGGTGGTCAAAATTGTGTTGGGTGCTGCGATTGGGAATTATTTGAAGGGGCGGTTTTTTGAATAA
- a CDS encoding sugar phosphate nucleotidyltransferase, with protein sequence MKPTLLILAAGMGSRYGGLKQIDGVGPSGETIIDYSIYDAIRAGFGKVVFVIRHSFEEAFKTQFAKRWEGKIAIDYAYQEVNTPIEGLDEMPERSKPWGTAHATLVAADLIQEPFAVINADDYYGADSFQQIADFLTSMAASDHYAMVGFQLKNTISPYGTVSRGICEADKNGYLKTVVERTKIQRLEDGNIYFLEGEQPELLGENAVVSMNFWGFHPNIFEEMRKQFIEFAKENADNPKAEFYIPLSVNILIQTGKIKLSVLTSTEQWYGVTYQEDRPTVVDALQKYADEGKYPHTLG encoded by the coding sequence ATGAAACCAACCTTATTGATTTTGGCGGCAGGCATGGGCAGCCGTTACGGAGGATTGAAGCAAATAGACGGTGTAGGACCTTCGGGTGAAACGATTATTGACTATTCTATTTACGATGCCATTCGGGCGGGATTTGGAAAAGTTGTTTTTGTGATTCGCCACAGTTTTGAAGAAGCTTTTAAGACGCAATTTGCGAAACGCTGGGAGGGCAAAATTGCGATTGACTATGCCTATCAGGAAGTCAATACACCCATTGAAGGGCTGGACGAAATGCCTGAGCGCAGCAAGCCGTGGGGAACAGCTCATGCGACTTTGGTGGCGGCGGATTTGATTCAAGAACCTTTTGCAGTCATCAATGCGGATGATTATTATGGTGCGGATTCTTTTCAGCAAATCGCTGATTTTCTCACTTCAATGGCTGCTTCTGACCACTATGCAATGGTGGGTTTTCAGTTGAAAAATACGATTTCACCTTACGGCACAGTGTCGAGGGGAATTTGTGAGGCAGATAAAAATGGATACTTGAAAACGGTTGTGGAGCGCACCAAAATTCAACGATTGGAGGATGGCAATATCTATTTTTTGGAAGGTGAACAGCCCGAATTGTTGGGGGAAAATGCAGTGGTTTCGATGAATTTTTGGGGCTTTCATCCCAATATTTTTGAAGAAATGCGAAAGCAGTTCATCGAATTTGCTAAAGAAAATGCAGATAATCCAAAGGCAGAATTTTACATTCCTTTGTCGGTGAATATCTTGATTCAAACGGGCAAAATCAAATTGTCTGTTTTGACGAGTACCGAACAGTGGTATGGTGTGACCTATCAAGAAGACCGTCCGACGGTGGTAGATGCGCTTCAAAAGTATGCGGATGAAGGAAAATATCCGCATACTTTGGGATAG
- a CDS encoding molybdenum cofactor biosynthesis protein MoaE produces the protein MTSKFIFEGPIPLDTLQKISSARTRFDIGSEAFFLGIIRADKSENQKVVGIDYTAYTPMANKVFQEIQDDILQQYGILKLVILHSVGMVKIGEASMLVYVQSKHRKAAFEALEQTVELIKEKAPVWKQEFYEDDSYLWVNVEKDERL, from the coding sequence ATGACATCTAAATTCATCTTTGAAGGCCCTATCCCTCTCGACACCCTCCAAAAAATCAGCAGCGCACGAACACGTTTCGACATCGGTTCGGAGGCCTTTTTTTTGGGCATCATCCGAGCCGATAAATCGGAAAACCAAAAAGTTGTAGGCATTGACTATACTGCCTATACGCCAATGGCAAACAAGGTTTTCCAAGAAATTCAAGATGACATTTTGCAGCAATATGGCATCTTGAAATTGGTGATTTTACATTCAGTTGGGATGGTCAAAATTGGGGAAGCTTCTATGTTGGTTTATGTGCAATCGAAGCACCGAAAGGCGGCGTTTGAGGCTTTGGAGCAAACGGTGGAGTTGATTAAGGAGAAAGCTCCTGTTTGGAAGCAAGAGTTTTATGAGGATGATAGCTATCTTTGGGTCAATGTGGAGAAAGACGAAAGACTTTGA
- a CDS encoding MbnP family protein, translating into MNTLKKILFLAIIIVFTFNACKKDAEFNTFLQIEEQVDGASFSMGNAYLNSLNQQYKFETLLFYLSNIALISEDGTEQPLVDVVLHNYTDPNSLKFNIPEGKYTAIKFGLGLDPDLNLTDPTTVAEDSPFHSDRGMYWVWATMYKFVKFEGRASADSNVSDLTDAFLYHLGTNPYYQEITLPRSIEIDDKEETKVKIVLNIDQIFDNATTPIDIINENQTQTGDNPTLAQKVKKNLVAAFE; encoded by the coding sequence AATACACTAAAAAAGATTTTATTCTTAGCAATCATCATTGTATTTACCTTCAATGCTTGTAAAAAAGATGCGGAGTTCAACACCTTTCTGCAAATTGAAGAACAAGTAGATGGTGCATCTTTTTCGATGGGCAATGCCTATCTAAACAGCCTCAATCAACAATACAAATTTGAAACGCTTTTATTCTACCTCTCCAACATTGCCCTCATTTCAGAAGATGGCACAGAACAGCCACTTGTTGATGTGGTGCTGCACAACTATACCGACCCCAATAGCTTGAAATTCAACATTCCAGAAGGGAAATATACAGCTATCAAATTTGGATTGGGCTTAGACCCCGACCTCAATCTCACCGATCCAACAACGGTTGCAGAAGACAGCCCCTTTCACAGCGACAGAGGCATGTATTGGGTATGGGCAACGATGTACAAATTCGTAAAATTTGAAGGCAGGGCAAGCGCAGACTCCAATGTCTCAGATTTGACCGATGCTTTTTTATACCATTTGGGAACCAATCCTTACTACCAAGAAATTACCCTTCCACGCAGCATTGAAATTGACGACAAAGAGGAAACCAAAGTAAAAATTGTCTTAAATATTGACCAGATATTTGACAATGCCACTACACCGATTGACATCATCAATGAGAACCAAACCCAAACAGGTGATAATCCTACATTGGCGCAAAAGGTGAAGAAAAATTTGGTGGCCGCATTTGAATAA
- the moaC gene encoding cyclic pyranopterin monophosphate synthase MoaC, with protein sequence MVDITHKKPTLRYAKAEAIVKVSKVETIEAIENKTVPKGDVLEAGRIAGLFGVKKTSELIPDCHPLPIEWTQVSYRIEGLQIFICIEVKTVYKTGVEVEAMHGASIIALTLYDMLKPIDKGIEISTIRLLEKRGGKSDILLQEEV encoded by the coding sequence ATGGTTGATATTACACACAAAAAACCGACACTTCGATATGCCAAAGCTGAAGCGATTGTGAAGGTGAGCAAGGTAGAAACGATTGAAGCGATTGAAAACAAAACGGTTCCGAAAGGCGATGTTTTGGAGGCTGGGCGCATTGCGGGATTGTTTGGAGTGAAGAAAACGAGTGAGTTGATTCCCGATTGTCACCCTTTACCGATTGAATGGACGCAGGTGAGTTACCGCATTGAAGGGCTTCAAATTTTTATCTGCATTGAAGTCAAAACGGTTTATAAAACAGGCGTTGAAGTAGAAGCAATGCACGGGGCATCTATCATTGCGCTAACGCTCTACGACATGTTGAAACCCATTGACAAAGGTATCGAAATCAGCACTATTCGACTATTGGAGAAGCGAGGCGGTAAGTCGGATATATTGCTGCAAGAAGAGGTTTAA
- a CDS encoding RICIN domain-containing protein has product MKNLLLILCFLISISSISVEAQVNTNYYYAIQSKVSGHYLDVKGSSRDPKTPIWQYKQNNTDAQKWKFIAAGSGYYYIQSKVSGLYLDVKDGSTSSGVIVWQYSKNGSNAQKWRLQNAGSGYYYIQSKVSGHYLDVKGSSQSSGATVWQYKLNRSDAQKWRLKVVATSPPPPRTDIQEINYLGNYPSDRDNNWSDNLQGVTHDSNNWYFTQLTKLWKFPFSHNLNEEVNGPNSSKQIFRVMIPTFLAQQGYDHFCDLDYMDGYLFVPIEASEKTLVPYLLVYKASTLQYIGGAKLSRQKQAGWCAIHPITKVLYSSNNHIDHSNTGKKIHRYTVDFNRLKNNEVVILFKDYYNLYNETGSRKQDLKEYMQGGDFSEDGNFLFLVNGKEKDDTPAKDGGVWVFHNATGRKFTKSFSQGSDFDDPNYTETSINRRFRYEYHPGGVTAEEPEGITVGDMTGKGTPNISGQVHVIMLDNDLTTDDDMYFKHYQIVK; this is encoded by the coding sequence ATGAAAAACCTTTTATTAATCCTTTGCTTCCTTATCTCTATATCTTCGATTTCAGTTGAAGCACAGGTAAACACCAACTACTACTATGCGATTCAATCTAAAGTTAGTGGTCATTATTTAGATGTCAAAGGCAGTAGCAGAGATCCCAAGACACCCATTTGGCAGTACAAACAAAACAATACCGATGCTCAAAAATGGAAATTTATTGCAGCAGGAAGTGGCTATTACTACATCCAATCCAAAGTAAGCGGCTTGTATTTAGATGTCAAAGACGGAAGCACAAGCTCTGGAGTAATTGTTTGGCAATACTCAAAAAATGGATCGAATGCTCAAAAATGGAGACTTCAAAACGCAGGTAGCGGTTATTACTACATTCAATCCAAGGTCAGTGGTCATTATTTAGATGTCAAAGGTAGCAGTCAATCAAGTGGAGCAACCGTTTGGCAATACAAACTCAATAGATCGGATGCCCAAAAATGGCGACTTAAAGTAGTGGCTACTTCTCCACCTCCTCCAAGAACTGACATCCAAGAAATCAACTACTTGGGCAACTATCCATCCGATAGAGACAACAATTGGAGCGATAACCTTCAGGGAGTCACCCACGATTCCAACAATTGGTATTTCACCCAACTCACAAAGCTGTGGAAGTTTCCCTTTAGCCACAATCTCAACGAAGAGGTAAATGGTCCTAACTCCAGCAAACAAATCTTTCGGGTCATGATTCCTACTTTTTTAGCTCAACAAGGTTACGATCATTTTTGTGATTTGGATTATATGGATGGGTACCTATTTGTTCCCATTGAAGCTAGTGAGAAAACTCTAGTTCCCTATCTTTTAGTTTACAAAGCCTCTACTCTTCAATACATTGGCGGAGCAAAACTTAGCCGACAGAAACAAGCTGGCTGGTGTGCGATTCATCCTATAACAAAGGTGCTTTACAGTTCTAACAACCACATTGACCACAGCAATACTGGCAAAAAAATACACCGCTACACCGTAGATTTCAATCGACTGAAAAACAATGAAGTCGTCATTCTCTTCAAAGATTATTACAACCTCTACAACGAAACAGGTAGCCGTAAGCAAGACCTAAAAGAGTACATGCAAGGAGGTGATTTTTCAGAAGATGGGAATTTTTTATTTTTGGTCAATGGAAAGGAAAAGGACGATACCCCTGCAAAAGATGGAGGAGTATGGGTTTTTCACAACGCTACGGGCAGAAAATTCACCAAGTCTTTCAGTCAAGGCTCTGACTTTGACGATCCTAATTATACCGAAACTTCAATTAATAGGAGATTTCGCTATGAATACCATCCTGGTGGGGTTACAGCTGAAGAACCTGAGGGGATTACAGTTGGCGATATGACGGGCAAAGGAACGCCTAATATTTCGGGACAAGTGCATGTCATTATGCTTGACAACGATTTAACAACAGACGATGACATGTATTTCAAACATTATCAGATTGTGAAGTAA
- a CDS encoding sodium:solute symporter family protein, with product MNLTGLDWIFIGGFFVVSLVIGLWVTKQAGKDSKEFFLSGRNMPWWLLGISMVATTFSADTPNLVTDIVRKNGIAGNWVWWAFLLTGMLTVFVYAKLWRRSKIMTDLEFYELRYSGKMAAFLRGFRAIYLGVFFNVLIMASVCLAAIKIGGVLLGLTPLQTLFIASVVTVIYSALGGLRGVIITDFVQFGMAMIGAVWAAYVVVNLPQINGLTSLLSHENVIGKLNLLPDFNNMNVLLPLFIIPLAVQWWSVWYPGAEPGGGGYIAQRMLAAKDENNAMGATLLFNVAHYALRPWPWILIALASLVVFPMELTNNYSQVPVADNAMQFLAERVKAEDVDILLDAIDYQVEQSSDATQKNQYSALKKIIIENDTEPQIKSLAYIFKERNKGKSDKSTWTNLLNDQEVVYLQLANPNIEVSKLGNDLAYSAMLPFLPAGLLGLVVASLIAAFMSTISTHLNWGSSYVVNDFYKRFYKPEASEKELVMIGRISTVVLMLFAALFALALSNALQAFNILLQIGAGTGLIYILRWFWWRINAYSEVTAMVVSFIVALFFHFVDLGLLDYQKLMAGIAITTVAWLAATFLTAPTDKEKLVSFYRLIKPAKAGWKPVVNAAVAAGTLKESEVKTGQLPLEIGGMIIGCFTVYATLFGTGYWIYGETVSAVISTVVAVVGAFLLFKIWGKVNH from the coding sequence ATGAATTTAACTGGACTGGACTGGATATTTATAGGCGGCTTTTTTGTCGTTTCTTTGGTCATAGGGCTTTGGGTCACCAAACAAGCGGGCAAAGACTCCAAGGAGTTTTTCTTATCAGGGCGAAACATGCCATGGTGGCTGTTGGGTATCTCGATGGTAGCCACTACTTTCTCAGCAGATACGCCCAATTTGGTAACAGACATTGTTCGCAAAAACGGCATTGCAGGTAACTGGGTTTGGTGGGCGTTTTTGCTCACAGGAATGTTGACCGTTTTTGTATATGCTAAACTATGGCGACGCTCCAAAATCATGACCGATTTGGAATTCTACGAACTTCGATACAGCGGCAAAATGGCGGCTTTTTTGCGAGGTTTTAGAGCCATCTATTTGGGCGTTTTCTTCAATGTCTTGATTATGGCAAGTGTTTGTCTGGCAGCCATTAAGATTGGAGGTGTGCTATTGGGCTTGACTCCTTTGCAGACCTTATTCATAGCCTCTGTTGTGACGGTAATTTATTCCGCTTTGGGCGGTTTGAGAGGCGTTATCATCACCGATTTTGTACAGTTTGGCATGGCAATGATTGGCGCAGTTTGGGCAGCTTATGTGGTCGTCAACTTGCCCCAAATCAATGGACTAACCAGTTTACTGAGCCATGAAAATGTCATCGGTAAGTTGAATCTATTGCCCGACTTCAACAATATGAATGTGTTGCTTCCTCTGTTCATCATTCCCTTAGCGGTTCAATGGTGGAGTGTTTGGTATCCGGGAGCAGAACCTGGTGGAGGCGGTTACATTGCCCAACGAATGTTGGCTGCCAAAGACGAAAACAATGCAATGGGAGCTACTTTACTCTTCAATGTTGCCCACTATGCACTCCGTCCGTGGCCATGGATTTTGATTGCTTTGGCTTCTTTGGTGGTTTTCCCGATGGAACTGACCAACAACTACAGTCAGGTACCTGTTGCAGACAATGCAATGCAGTTTTTGGCAGAAAGGGTGAAAGCCGAAGATGTGGATATATTACTAGATGCTATTGATTACCAAGTCGAACAATCAAGTGATGCAACTCAAAAAAATCAATACTCAGCTCTCAAAAAAATCATTATCGAAAATGATACTGAGCCACAAATCAAGTCACTTGCCTACATCTTCAAAGAGCGAAACAAAGGCAAATCCGATAAAAGTACCTGGACCAATCTACTGAACGATCAAGAAGTTGTCTATCTGCAATTGGCAAACCCCAACATTGAAGTCAGCAAACTCGGCAATGATTTGGCGTATTCTGCTATGCTGCCATTTCTGCCAGCAGGTTTGTTGGGTTTGGTTGTTGCATCGCTCATTGCAGCCTTCATGTCCACGATTTCGACGCACCTCAATTGGGGTTCTTCTTATGTGGTCAATGATTTTTACAAGCGGTTTTACAAGCCCGAAGCCTCTGAAAAAGAGTTGGTGATGATTGGGCGAATTTCTACGGTGGTTCTGATGCTCTTTGCGGCTTTGTTTGCTTTGGCTTTGAGCAATGCCTTGCAAGCCTTCAATATTTTGCTGCAAATCGGTGCAGGAACGGGTTTGATTTACATCCTTCGGTGGTTTTGGTGGCGCATCAATGCGTATAGTGAGGTGACTGCAATGGTGGTGTCTTTTATCGTTGCCCTCTTTTTTCACTTTGTTGATTTGGGATTGTTGGACTACCAAAAACTCATGGCGGGTATTGCTATTACGACTGTTGCTTGGTTAGCAGCTACTTTTCTGACGGCTCCAACGGATAAGGAAAAATTGGTGAGTTTTTACCGCCTTATTAAACCTGCAAAAGCGGGCTGGAAACCTGTGGTAAATGCAGCGGTTGCAGCAGGAACATTGAAGGAATCGGAGGTAAAAACAGGTCAATTGCCCTTGGAAATTGGAGGTATGATTATTGGCTGTTTTACAGTCTATGCAACGCTTTTCGGAACGGGTTATTGGATTTATGGCGAAACAGTGAGTGCAGTTATTTCGACAGTTGTGGCAGTTGTTGGAGCGTTTTTGTTGTTTAAAATTTGGGGTAAGGTGAATCACTGA
- a CDS encoding transposase: protein MFDNKETAFVLEPTGTYSDKLVKTLEKLNFSMKLINPQKSSAFMKVLGITTKDDKQAARALDIMGSSLEIPDYQPSDENIRKRKQLQMTLNALEKQERQLKNQMHSVEQYQDPQDIVLEVFKDMLKSTQGNIEKIKQALNDMIDIQFEDFKKLACSVVGIGEKTAHLLYTYTNGFETFDNAKQLVKFIGTVPLTHQSGSSVFHKGRITKADPAQIRSVLYNATKSAVQYNEDCKELFHRLRAKGKPHKVARVAVINKFRLFKSLKKILVFLSR, encoded by the coding sequence ATTTTTGATAACAAAGAAACTGCCTTTGTATTAGAACCTACGGGTACTTATAGTGATAAGTTAGTCAAAACCTTAGAAAAATTAAATTTTTCAATGAAATTGATTAACCCTCAAAAAAGTAGTGCTTTCATGAAGGTTTTGGGAATTACGACCAAAGACGATAAACAAGCAGCAAGAGCCTTAGATATCATGGGTTCATCGCTTGAAATACCTGATTATCAGCCTTCTGATGAAAACATCAGAAAAAGAAAACAATTGCAAATGACACTCAACGCACTAGAAAAACAAGAAAGGCAACTGAAAAATCAAATGCATAGTGTAGAGCAATATCAAGACCCGCAAGATATTGTTTTAGAAGTCTTTAAAGATATGCTCAAATCAACGCAAGGTAATATAGAAAAAATAAAACAAGCATTAAATGACATGATTGATATCCAATTTGAAGACTTCAAAAAACTGGCTTGCTCCGTAGTTGGTATAGGAGAAAAGACTGCTCATTTACTCTATACTTATACCAATGGTTTTGAGACCTTTGACAATGCAAAGCAGCTTGTGAAATTCATCGGCACAGTGCCCTTGACACATCAATCGGGCAGCTCTGTTTTTCACAAAGGACGAATAACAAAAGCAGATCCAGCACAAATTCGGTCTGTGTTGTATAATGCCACCAAATCAGCTGTCCAATACAATGAGGATTGTAAGGAACTCTTCCATCGGCTTAGAGCCAAGGGCAAGCCTCACAAAGTCGCCAGAGTAGCAGTGATTAACAAGTTTAGGCTGTTCAAAAGTCTAAAAAAAATCCTCGTATTTTTGAGTCGCTAA